From the Micromonospora lupini genome, one window contains:
- a CDS encoding non-ribosomal peptide synthetase, whose protein sequence is MPVLTTLTLDGMCDDVASLLDEQVSPDEDLLERGLDSIGLMRLAARWAGAGLTFAQLIELRTVRQWHALAHPQGAATTPAAGPAVDEDEATVDPDEPFALATMQHAYWVGRAGEQALGGVGAHFYNEFDGRQVDPDRLEGAIRALVRRHDMLRARFLDDGRQQITPDGAWAGLTVHDLRDLPAHERDRRLADLRATLSHRTLRVDRGEVFDVQLCLLPDGASRVHVEIEMLVADAHSFRVLLADLAHLYRRPDEPLPPIDYSYPRYLATHERRRADAREAAAGYWRQRVPDLPGGPDLPVAVAPERVSGHRVIRHHHWLSGADRDRLAVRAREHGVTLSMVFLTAFAEVLAAWSSRQRFLLNLPLYDRTPYHPDVPSLSGDFTNLLLLEVDATDEVPFVDRARRLGEQFARDVAHSAYSGVDVLRDLARARSDRAVLAPVVFTSALSLGDLFGADVRECFGDPVWTSSQTPQVWLDNQVTEREGGLYLNWDVVAELFPPGVSEAMFAAYVRLLAGLVDGDWTASPGDLLPRKQRAVRRRANDTVATLPVGRLHDGFFDRAARDPARVALLGDEVSVSYGELAGKALTLAGALARAGVAPGDAVGVCLPKGVDQVVAVLGVLAVGGVYVPVGVDQPAARRDRIWQRAGVRTVIGADGLDPAGDGGPALDGCVPGDPASVAYVIFTSGSTGEPKGVEVPHSAAGTTIEAIRRRFDIDADDRVLAVSALDFDLSVFDIFALLGVGGAVVLIGEEQRRDASAWRRLVDAHRVTVWQSVPALLDMLLTAAEAEGGLDHLRLALLGGDWVGLDLRDRLVALRPDARLVALGGTTETAIHSTVFEVGEVPAHWRSIPYGLPLPNQRCRVVDGRGRDCPDWVVGELWIGGAGVAAGYRGDPERTAQRFVTHDGMRWYRTGDLGRYWPDGTLEFLGRADFQVKIRGHRIELGEVEAALTDCPGVREGVVVAVGTSARRLAAAVVPSVSGVDPETVRAFVGERLPAYMVPEHVAVLDALPLSGNGKIDRPALARRLAEGAGRSTEVEPPAGPVETALATLWADLLGVPTVGRADSFFTLGGDSLLATRLLGRMRSAGLAGGQLRHLFAEPTLAGFAAGVRIDTGAALTGTFVADPANRHEPFPATDVQRAYWMGRSGDFALGEVGSHWYWEFDGQDVDLDRLTTAWNRLVRRHEMLRAVFDTDGRQRVQPEVPEVAIAVGEGEAALVDLRDRLSHRVADPTRWPLVAIEAVRYGERRVRLAFSFDYIVLDALSIVTVFAELSALYVDLDAPLRPIGVSFRDYVLTARPDEATVEGDERYWSAQAAEMPPAPQLPLAVDPDRVRAPRFVRHAARLDPAEWTALVDAARAHGVSPAAVLATAYAEVLSAFSARPDLTLNLTLFDRREVHPDIDHVLGDFTSLLLVGHRPGAGDDFLTLVRRLQERMWDGMEHNAVSAIWVLREIARRTGAPAAAMPVVFTSALGISDELVSMSLPFGEQIWGASQTPQVWLDNQVMERDGGLSINWDVVAELFPPDVVQTMFAAYVELLTTLAAGNWARTVPVGLPAGQRAVRERVNATAAPIPPGLLHEGFFGWAAREPARVALLGDGVSVSYGDLAERALTLAGALARAGVAPGDAVGVCLPKGVDQVVAVLGVLAAGGVYVPVGVDQPVVRRERILTRADVKTVVGADGLDPAGDGGPALDECVPVDPGSLAYVIFTSGSTGEPKGVEVSHAAAGNTIAAVNDRLRLGPDDRVLAVSALDFDLSVYDIFALLGVGGAVVLVEEGQRRDARTWLRLVREHDVTIWNTVPALLDMLLTAAGDEPLGALRHAVVSGDWVGLDLRDRLVARRPDARLTALGGATEAGIWSNAFEVGEVPAHWRSIPYGFPLPNQRYRVVDGRGRDCPDWVIGELWIGGAGVAAGYRGDPERTAQRFVTHDGMRWYRTGDLGRYWPDGTLEFLGRADFQVKIRGHRIELGEVEAALTDCPGVREAVVVAVGASTRRLAAAVVPEAGVTLDPDATGAFVVDRLPAYMVPEHVAVLDALPLSGNGKIDRGAVAALLASGDSAPADEPPHAGLESDLGALWAELLNGPVPGRTRNFFSLGGDSLLATRLLAVLRERYGVDLPMRGLLDRPTIADLATAVQHAVGTYEEGSV, encoded by the coding sequence ATGCCAGTGCTCACCACGCTGACCCTCGACGGCATGTGCGACGACGTCGCGTCGCTGCTCGACGAGCAGGTGTCACCCGACGAGGATCTGCTGGAGCGCGGCCTCGACTCGATCGGGCTCATGCGGCTCGCCGCCCGCTGGGCCGGCGCGGGTCTCACCTTCGCCCAGCTCATCGAGCTGCGCACCGTCCGGCAGTGGCACGCGCTGGCCCACCCGCAGGGCGCGGCGACGACCCCCGCCGCCGGGCCCGCCGTAGACGAGGACGAGGCGACTGTCGACCCGGACGAGCCGTTCGCCCTGGCGACCATGCAGCACGCGTACTGGGTCGGGCGGGCCGGGGAGCAGGCCCTCGGTGGCGTGGGGGCGCACTTCTACAACGAGTTCGACGGCCGGCAGGTGGACCCCGACCGGCTGGAGGGGGCCATCCGGGCCCTGGTGCGCCGCCACGACATGCTGCGGGCCCGCTTCCTCGACGACGGCCGGCAGCAGATCACCCCGGACGGCGCCTGGGCCGGCCTGACCGTGCACGACCTGCGGGACCTGCCGGCGCACGAGCGGGACCGGCGGCTGGCCGACCTGCGCGCCACCCTGTCGCACCGCACCCTGCGGGTGGACCGGGGTGAGGTGTTCGACGTCCAGCTCTGCCTGCTGCCCGACGGGGCGAGCCGGGTGCACGTGGAGATCGAGATGCTGGTCGCCGACGCGCACAGCTTTCGGGTGCTCCTCGCCGACCTCGCCCACCTCTACCGCCGGCCCGACGAGCCGCTGCCGCCCATCGACTACAGCTATCCCCGCTACCTGGCCACCCACGAGCGGCGGCGGGCCGACGCCCGCGAGGCCGCCGCCGGCTACTGGCGTCAGCGGGTGCCCGACCTGCCCGGCGGGCCCGACCTGCCGGTGGCCGTGGCCCCCGAGCGGGTCAGCGGGCACCGGGTCATCCGTCACCACCACTGGCTCTCCGGCGCCGACCGGGACCGGCTCGCCGTCCGCGCGCGCGAGCACGGCGTCACCCTGTCGATGGTGTTCCTGACGGCCTTCGCCGAGGTCCTGGCCGCCTGGAGCAGCCGGCAACGCTTCCTGCTCAACCTGCCGCTGTACGACCGGACGCCGTACCACCCGGACGTGCCGTCGCTCAGCGGGGACTTCACCAACCTGCTGCTGCTGGAGGTCGACGCCACCGACGAGGTGCCGTTCGTCGACCGCGCCCGCCGCCTGGGCGAGCAGTTCGCCCGGGACGTGGCGCACAGCGCGTACTCCGGAGTGGACGTGCTGCGCGACCTGGCCCGCGCCCGCTCCGACCGGGCCGTGCTCGCGCCTGTGGTGTTCACCAGCGCGCTCAGCCTCGGCGACCTCTTCGGCGCCGACGTGCGGGAGTGCTTCGGCGACCCGGTGTGGACGTCGTCGCAGACCCCGCAGGTGTGGCTGGACAACCAGGTCACCGAGCGCGAGGGCGGTCTGTACCTCAACTGGGACGTGGTGGCGGAGCTGTTTCCGCCGGGTGTGTCGGAGGCGATGTTCGCCGCGTACGTCCGGCTGCTCGCCGGGCTGGTCGACGGCGACTGGACCGCGTCGCCGGGTGACCTGCTGCCGCGGAAGCAGCGGGCGGTCCGGCGGCGGGCCAACGACACCGTGGCGACGCTGCCGGTGGGTCGACTGCACGACGGGTTCTTCGACCGGGCGGCCCGGGATCCCGCTCGGGTGGCGCTGCTCGGCGACGAGGTGTCGGTGTCCTACGGCGAGCTGGCGGGAAAGGCGTTGACGCTTGCCGGCGCGCTGGCGCGGGCCGGGGTCGCGCCGGGGGACGCGGTGGGGGTGTGCCTGCCCAAGGGCGTCGACCAGGTCGTCGCGGTGCTGGGTGTGCTCGCCGTCGGTGGCGTGTACGTGCCGGTGGGCGTGGACCAGCCGGCCGCCCGACGCGACCGGATCTGGCAACGGGCCGGCGTGCGGACGGTGATCGGCGCGGACGGGCTCGACCCGGCCGGCGACGGGGGCCCGGCCCTGGACGGCTGCGTGCCAGGCGACCCGGCGTCGGTGGCGTACGTCATCTTCACCTCGGGCTCCACGGGTGAGCCCAAGGGCGTCGAGGTGCCGCACTCGGCCGCCGGCACCACGATCGAGGCCATTCGCCGGCGGTTCGACATCGACGCGGACGACCGGGTCCTCGCCGTGTCGGCGCTGGACTTCGATCTGTCGGTGTTCGACATCTTCGCGCTGCTCGGCGTCGGCGGGGCGGTGGTGCTGATCGGCGAGGAGCAGCGACGCGACGCGAGCGCCTGGCGTCGGCTCGTCGACGCGCACCGGGTCACGGTCTGGCAGTCGGTCCCCGCGCTGCTGGACATGCTGCTGACCGCCGCCGAGGCCGAGGGCGGCCTGGACCATCTGCGACTGGCGCTGCTCGGCGGCGACTGGGTCGGCCTGGACCTGCGCGACCGCCTGGTGGCGCTGCGCCCCGACGCCCGGCTCGTCGCCCTGGGCGGCACCACAGAGACCGCCATCCACTCGACGGTCTTCGAGGTGGGTGAGGTGCCGGCGCACTGGCGGTCCATCCCGTACGGGCTTCCACTGCCGAACCAGCGCTGTCGCGTGGTGGACGGGCGGGGACGGGACTGCCCCGACTGGGTGGTCGGCGAGCTGTGGATCGGCGGGGCGGGGGTGGCGGCCGGCTACCGGGGGGATCCGGAGCGCACCGCGCAGCGGTTCGTGACACACGACGGGATGCGCTGGTACCGCACCGGTGACCTGGGCCGCTACTGGCCGGACGGCACGCTGGAATTCTTGGGGCGGGCGGATTTCCAGGTGAAAATCCGCGGGCACCGCATCGAGCTGGGCGAGGTCGAGGCCGCTCTGACCGACTGCCCAGGCGTGCGGGAGGGCGTGGTGGTGGCAGTGGGTACCAGCGCGCGCCGGCTCGCCGCCGCCGTCGTACCGTCGGTGTCCGGGGTGGACCCGGAGACCGTACGGGCGTTCGTCGGCGAGCGGCTGCCCGCGTACATGGTGCCCGAGCACGTCGCCGTGCTCGACGCGTTGCCGCTGAGCGGCAACGGCAAGATCGACCGGCCGGCGCTGGCACGACGGCTCGCCGAGGGCGCCGGCCGCTCCACCGAGGTCGAGCCACCCGCCGGACCGGTCGAGACGGCGCTGGCCACCCTGTGGGCCGACCTGCTCGGCGTGCCTACCGTCGGCCGCGCCGACAGCTTCTTCACCCTCGGCGGGGACAGCCTGCTCGCCACCCGCCTGCTCGGGCGGATGCGCTCGGCCGGGCTGGCCGGCGGGCAACTGCGCCACCTCTTCGCCGAGCCGACCCTCGCCGGGTTCGCCGCCGGCGTACGCATCGACACCGGCGCCGCGCTGACCGGGACCTTCGTCGCCGACCCGGCGAACCGCCACGAGCCGTTCCCCGCGACCGACGTGCAGCGGGCGTACTGGATGGGCCGCAGCGGCGACTTCGCCCTCGGTGAGGTCGGCTCCCACTGGTACTGGGAGTTCGACGGCCAGGACGTGGACCTCGACCGGCTCACCACGGCCTGGAACCGGCTGGTCCGCCGGCACGAGATGCTGCGGGCCGTCTTCGACACCGACGGCCGTCAACGCGTCCAACCCGAGGTGCCCGAGGTGGCCATTGCGGTCGGCGAGGGTGAGGCCGCGCTCGTCGACCTGCGCGACCGGCTGTCACACCGGGTCGCCGACCCGACCCGCTGGCCGTTGGTGGCCATCGAGGCCGTCCGGTACGGCGAGCGTCGCGTCCGGCTGGCGTTCAGCTTCGACTACATCGTGCTCGACGCGCTCAGCATCGTGACCGTCTTCGCCGAACTGTCCGCCCTCTACGTCGATCTCGACGCGCCGCTGCGCCCGATCGGAGTGTCGTTTCGCGACTACGTGCTCACCGCCCGGCCGGACGAGGCGACAGTCGAGGGCGACGAGCGCTACTGGTCGGCGCAGGCCGCGGAGATGCCCCCCGCGCCGCAGTTGCCGCTCGCCGTCGACCCCGACCGCGTACGCGCCCCCCGCTTCGTCCGCCACGCGGCGCGGCTCGACCCCGCCGAGTGGACCGCCCTCGTCGACGCCGCCCGCGCCCACGGGGTGAGCCCGGCCGCCGTGCTCGCCACCGCGTACGCCGAGGTGCTCTCGGCCTTCAGCGCGCGGCCGGACCTCACCCTCAACCTGACCCTCTTCGACCGCCGCGAGGTGCACCCCGACATCGACCACGTGCTCGGCGACTTCACCTCGCTGCTGCTCGTCGGCCACCGCCCCGGCGCGGGCGACGACTTCCTGACCCTGGTGCGTCGCCTTCAGGAGCGCATGTGGGACGGCATGGAGCACAACGCCGTCTCCGCCATCTGGGTGCTGCGGGAGATCGCGCGGCGCACCGGCGCCCCCGCCGCCGCGATGCCTGTGGTCTTCACCAGCGCGCTGGGCATCAGCGACGAACTGGTGAGCATGTCCCTGCCGTTCGGCGAGCAGATCTGGGGCGCCTCGCAGACCCCGCAGGTGTGGCTGGACAACCAGGTCATGGAACGCGACGGTGGCCTGAGCATCAACTGGGACGTGGTGGCGGAGCTGTTCCCGCCCGACGTGGTGCAGACGATGTTCGCCGCGTACGTCGAGCTGCTGACCACCCTCGCGGCCGGCAACTGGGCGCGGACCGTGCCGGTCGGGCTCCCCGCCGGGCAGCGGGCCGTGCGCGAGCGGGTCAACGCGACAGCCGCGCCGATCCCGCCCGGCCTGTTGCACGAGGGGTTCTTCGGGTGGGCGGCGCGGGAGCCCGCTCGGGTGGCGCTGCTCGGCGACGGGGTGTCGGTGTCCTACGGGGACCTGGCCGAGAGGGCGTTGACGCTTGCCGGGGCGCTGGCGCGGGCCGGGGTCGCGCCGGGGGACGCGGTGGGGGTGTGCCTGCCCAAGGGCGTCGACCAGGTCGTCGCGGTGCTGGGTGTGCTCGCCGCCGGTGGCGTGTACGTGCCGGTAGGCGTGGACCAGCCGGTGGTGCGCCGGGAGCGGATCCTCACCCGGGCCGACGTGAAGACTGTCGTCGGCGCGGACGGGCTCGATCCCGCCGGCGACGGCGGCCCGGCCCTGGACGAGTGCGTGCCGGTGGACCCGGGTTCGTTGGCGTACGTCATCTTCACCTCCGGCTCCACGGGCGAGCCCAAGGGCGTCGAGGTGTCCCACGCGGCGGCCGGAAACACCATCGCGGCGGTCAACGACCGGCTGCGTCTCGGCCCGGACGACCGGGTCCTCGCCGTGTCGGCGCTGGACTTCGACCTGTCGGTGTACGACATCTTCGCCCTGCTCGGCGTCGGCGGCGCGGTGGTGCTCGTCGAGGAGGGGCAGCGCCGCGACGCCCGCACCTGGCTGCGGCTCGTGCGCGAGCACGACGTCACCATCTGGAACACCGTGCCCGCCCTGCTCGACATGCTGCTCACCGCGGCCGGCGACGAACCGCTCGGCGCGTTGCGGCACGCAGTGGTCTCCGGCGACTGGGTCGGCCTGGACCTGCGCGACAGGCTTGTCGCCCGCCGACCCGACGCCCGGCTCACCGCACTCGGCGGCGCCACCGAGGCGGGCATCTGGTCCAACGCGTTCGAGGTGGGCGAGGTGCCGGCGCACTGGCGGTCCATCCCGTACGGCTTCCCGCTGCCCAACCAGCGCTACCGCGTGGTGGACGGGCGGGGACGGGACTGCCCCGACTGGGTGATCGGCGAGCTGTGGATCGGCGGGGCGGGGGTGGCGGCCGGCTACCGGGGGGATCCGGAGCGCACCGCGCAGCGGTTCGTGACACACGACGGGATGCGCTGGTACCGCACCGGTGACCTGGGCCGCTACTGGCCGGACGGCACGCTGGAATTCTTGGGGCGGGCGGACTTCCAGGTCAAGATCCGCGGGCACCGCATCGAGCTGGGCGAGGTCGAGGCCGCCCTGACCGACTGCCCAGGCGTGCGGGAGGCCGTGGTGGTGGCAGTGGGCGCCAGCACGCGCCGGCTCGCCGCCGCCGTCGTACCGGAGGCGGGCGTCACCCTCGACCCGGACGCCACAGGCGCGTTCGTCGTCGACAGGCTGCCCGCGTACATGGTGCCCGAGCACGTCGCAGTGCTCGACGCGCTGCCGCTGAGCGGCAACGGCAAGATCGACCGGGGCGCGGTGGCCGCCCTGCTCGCCAGCGGAGACAGCGCACCGGCCGACGAGCCACCCCACGCCGGCCTGGAGAGCGACCTCGGCGCCCTCTGGGCGGAGTTGCTGAACGGCCCCGTCCCCGGCCGCACCCGCAACTTCTTCAGCCTCGGCGGGGACAGCCTGCTCGCCACCCGGCTGCTGGCCGTGCTGCGGGAACGCTACGGCGTCGACCTGCCGATGCGGGGGCTGCTCGACCGACCGACCATCGCGGACCTGGCCACCGCCGTGCAGCACGCCGTTGGCACGTACGAGGAGGGAAGCGTATGA